In Trichoderma breve strain T069 chromosome 4, whole genome shotgun sequence, the following proteins share a genomic window:
- a CDS encoding aldehyde dehydrogenase family domain-containing protein gives MAFTSGSNVLLKNIPYQFKDVSLLDNRAYIEGKWLPAESGATFPVFDPEDNVVIFRVANLTGVEVHKAIDAAQTAFLTYKEFSHRKRRQLLHQWITVVKENRDDLAAICTLELGKPITESYVTVDYGLSFLEWFEGEIEEFLQLESPREWWLPLRLGIPL, from the exons aTGGCTTTCACGTCGGGATCAAACGTACTGTTGAAAAACATCCCATATCAA TTCAAGGATGTGTCCCTACTTGATAACAGAGCCTACATTGAAGGTAAATGGTTGCCGGCCGAGTCCGGAGCTACTTTTCCAGTCTTTG ATCCTGAAGACAACGTGGTCATCTTTCGCGTTGCCAATCTTACCGGTGTGGAGGTTCATAAAGCTATTGATGCGGCGCAAACTGCCTTTCTCACCTATAAAGAGTTTAGTCATCGGAAGCGAAGGCAACTTTTACATCAATGGATTACCGTTGTAAAGGAAAACCGAGACGATTTGGCTGCCATCTGCACACTCGAATTGGGCAAACCGATCACCGAGTCATACGTCACTGTTGACTATGGCCTGAGCTTCTTGGAGTGGTTTGAGGGGGAGATTGAAGAATTTTTACAACTCGAGAGCCCCAGGGAGTGGTGGCTGCCATTACGCCTTGGAATTCCCCTATAG
- a CDS encoding FAD binding domain-containing protein, with protein sequence MGLLLKEVDVLVVGGGNAGFSAAISAAESGAKPGAFRTVYYGLDDLLPIVNNVDKVMAKKIDMKAYTADDFTQDIHRICSGRSDPELSQILVHESNAAVKWLAKHGVRFQLPFNRQAYEVDGRFKFWGGLSLKTQDGGKGLIEDLRRAANTLGIHVVFSTAAKRLVVDARTGSVRSVFVQTADGIEQEIRATAVILAAGGFEANSRMRAQYLGPNWDLAKVRGTPYNTGTCLEMAIRDASAKQAGNWSGCHSVAWDDNAPPHEGDRLISNEFTKSGYPLGLMLNTEGDRFVDEGIDLRNYTYAIFGKAILAQPGHTAFQVWDSQMIPWLRDEEYREGRVERIMASSLSELAQKCAKHGLTNPGKFVETITEYNDAAVAFQRENPSKKWDPAVKDGLSTQSKTKRLSLAKSNWAVPLIKGPFMAVKVTCGVTFTFGGLAVDPKTAGVISSTSNSVIPGLYCAGEMLGGLFYGNYPGGSGLTSGSVFGRRAGKAAAAASKAWNEDIQLLSRL encoded by the exons ATGGGTCTACTGTTGAAGGAAGTCGACGTCCTTGTTGTGGGCGGCGGCAATGCTGGGTTCAGCGCTGCCATCTCGGCAGCAGAGTCCGGGGCTAAAC CCGGCGCATTTAGAACCGTTTACTATGGTCTGGATGACCTGCTTCCAATTGTGAACAATGTGGACAAAGTCATGGCAAAGAAAATTGACATGAAAGCCTACACCGCCGACGATTTCACGCAGGATATTCATCGTATCTGCAGCGGTCGGTCTGATCCCGAGCTGTCCCAAATCCTTGTGCACGAGTCAAACGCTGCAGTCAAGTGGCTTGCTAAACATGGTGTGCGGTTTCAACTTCCTTTCAACCGACAGGCTTATGAAGTTGACGGCCGGTTCAAATTCTGGGGCGGTCTATCACTGAAGACACAagatggaggcaaaggctTGATTGAAGATCTCCGACGAGCCGCGAATACACTTGGAATACACGTTGTCTTTTCCACGGCTGCTAAACGTTTGGTAGTTGACGCACGAACTGGTTCTGTCCGGTCTGTTTTCGTGCAGACTGCTGATGGTATCGAGCAGGAGATCCGAGCTACTGCAGTCATTTTGGCAGCAGGCGGATTTGAGGCCAATTCTCGGATGAGGGCCCAGTATCTTGGCCCCAACTGGGACCTGGCAAAAGTGCGCGGGACGCCGTACAATACAGGCACATGTCTAGAAATGGCCATCCGAGACGCGTCTGCTAAGCAAGCAGGCAACTGGTCTGGCTGCCACTCTGTCGCTTGGGACGACAATGCCCCTCCACATGAAGGTGATAGACTCATCTCAAACGAGTTTACCAAATCAGGTTATCCTCTGGGCTTAATGCTTAATACTGAAGGAGATCGTTTTGTGGATGAGGGTATCGACCTAAGGAATTACACATACGCGATATTCGGCAAGGCTATCCTTGCTCAACCAGGTCATACAGCGTTTCAAGTTTGGGATTCCCAAATGATACCCTGGCTTCGAGATGAGGAGTATCGAGAGGGCCGCGTGGAAAGGATCATGGCCTCGTCACTGTCAGAGCTAGCCCAAAAGTGTGCGAAGCATGGATTGACAAACCCAGGCAAATTTGTGGAAACAATCACGGAATATAATGATGCCGCAGTTGCTTTTCAAAGAGAGAACCCTTCTAAAAAGTGGGATCCGGCTGTGAAAGACGGGCTCTCTACCCAATCCAAGACCAAACGTCTTTCCTTGGCCAAGTCTAATTGGGCTGTCCCTCTCATCAAAGGCCCATTTATGGCTGTCAAAGTAACATGCGGTGTTACTTTCACTTTTGGAGGCCTTGCCGTGGATCCCAAGACTGCAGGAGTGATTTCGTCGACATCGAACTCCGTGATCCCGGGACTCTACTGTGCGGGCGAGATGCTGGGTGGTTTGTTTTATGGTAATTATCCTGGGGGTTCCGGTCTTACTTCTGGAAGTGTGTTTGGCAGAAGAGCTGGTAaagccgctgcagctgcatccAAAGCATGGAATGAAGATATCCAACTACTGTCGAGACTGTAG
- a CDS encoding metallo-beta-lactamase superfamily domain-containing protein: MGLRKDVESYTPAVFRRMQTTVKAEVPEDIYDSLGKMQIDPQSDVDSVIFSHLHYDHVGDPSRMGSQTSFVLGPGASDLIKGPGAYPENPNSHYDSNLITKGRILNLPSADSSSWVAFGPFPKTYDYFHDGSLLIVLAPGHCPGHINALLRIEFDRWVYLAGDTAHDRRLLDGTKQIADYWDDDTGGFKCAHIDKNEAIIHIQRVRELKNYINVEVILSHDGDWLNSNEHRF; this comes from the coding sequence ATGGGACTCCGGAAAGACGTTGAAAGCTACACTCCAGCTGTTTTCCGTCGTATGCAGACAACTGTCAAGGCCGAGGTTCCAGAGGACATTTATGATAGTCTTGGGAAAATGCAAATAGATCCTCAATCCGATGTGGACTCTGTCATCTTCTCGCATTTACACTACGATCATGTTGGAGATCCATCCAGGATGGGATCCCAGACATCCTTTGTTCTTGGGCCTGGAGCAAGTGATCTTATCAAAGGCCCGGGGGCATATCCCGAGAACCCGAATTCTCATTACGATTCTAACCTGATCACCAAGGGTCGCATATTGAACCTACCATCGGCCGATAGTAGTTCATGGGTCGCCTTTGGACCGTTTCCCAAAACATATGATTACTTTCATGACGGCTCTCTGCTCATCGTTCTTGCTCCTGGCCACTGCCCAGGGCATATCAATGCACTTCTCAGGATTGAGTTTGATCGCTGGGTCTATTTAGCGGGTGACACAGCCCATGATCGGAGATTACTTGATGGCACGAAACAAATAGCTGACTACTGGGACGATGACACTGGAGGTTTCAAGTGCGCTCACATTGACAAAAACGAAGCGATCATACATATACAACGCGTCCGGGAGCTAAAGAATTATATTAATGTGGAAGTTATATTGTCTCACGATGGAGATTGGCTAAACTCCAATGAGCACCGTTTTTAG
- a CDS encoding peptidase family s51 domain-containing protein translates to MGRFIVQSILALALAASALPTDNSTQYVGPANGNLVIVGGGTLDDAILQKVIDLAGGNDSSIVVIPTAQGDPSYDQNAANADDFRRLGSKSVTVLHTYDPEVANTEEFVQPLLNATGVWFGGGRQWRLVDAYAGTLTEQKIRAVLDAGGVIGGSSAGASIQGDFLARGDTKSNSLIIGDHQQGFAYVKNVAIDQHVLVRNRHFDMLNVLKYKPGILGIAINENTAVHVSKNTAEIFGASYAIIYDGTYWSRDGGDANQIPDPSGLFYFVRAGDVYDLGLRKVVHAS, encoded by the coding sequence ATGGGTCGCTTCATTGTCCAGTCTATCCTGGCGTTGGCCctggcagcttcagcattgCCTACTGATAACTCGACGCAATATGTTGGCCCCGCGAATGGCAACCTGGTAAttgttggcggcggcaccCTGGACGATGCTATTCTCCAGAAAGTCATTGATCTTGCTGGAGGCAATGACAGCTCTATCGTCGTCATCCCAACCGCCCAGGGCGATCCAAGCTATGATCAGAATGCCGCCAATGCGGATGATTTCCGTCGACTGGGATCTAAGAGCGTTACTGTTCTGCATACTTATGATCCTGAGGTTGCAAACACCGAGGAATTTGTTCAGCCACTTCTAAACGCCACTGGTGTCTGGTTTGGAGGCGGCCGCCAGTGGCGTTTGGTTGACGCTTATGCAGGAACACTCACCGAACAAAAGATCCGTGCTGTGCTAGATGCCGGTGGCGTCATCGGAGGTTCTTCTGCCGGAGCATCGATCCAAGGAGATTTCCTTGCGCGCGGCGATACAAAGAGCAACAGTCTTATTATCGGGGACCATCAGCAAGGCTTCGCTTATGTGAAAAATGTGGCCATCGACCAGCATGTTCTCGTACGGAATCGTCATTTCGACATGCTCAATGTTCTCAAATACAAGCCTGGGATTCTTGGTATTGCCATTAATGAGAACACGGCCGTCCACGTATCCAAAAACACCGCGGAGATCTTCGGTGCTAGCTATGCCATCATCTACGATGGAACATACTGGTCGcgagacggcggcgatgcgaACCAAATTCCGGATCCTTCGGGACTATTTTATTTCGTGAGGGCAGGAGATGTATATGATCTGGGGCTGCGCAAGGTGGTCCATGCCTCTTAA
- a CDS encoding mitochondrial carrier protein domain-containing protein: MSYEAGANTTSKRGSTPAISFVSGSFAGGVECLVTYPFEFAKTSMQLQNTRISSSPLVVLRQLIRTQGVTALYTGCSSLVLGTMLKCGVRFFFFENIKLQLTNVVPSDSVLMHNVLAGMGAGAAESLLAVTPSERIKTVLIDDAKTGKKQLRGGLHAVQVIFRLQGIRGLFNGLLPTTLKQSMTSAARMGSYSTLKHIGQKYGMENNSLTAFAMGAAAGTFTVYATQPFDSIKTRSQALKSSGTIAAARSIISDYGFRGLWRGSTMRLGRLLLSGGIVFTVYENTREMIEAVLHEQRKTL, translated from the exons ATGAGCTATGAAGCAG GTGCAAACACAACATCCAAGCGGGGATCTACCCCAGCAATTTCCTTTGTGTCTGGGTCATTTGCTGGCGGCGTAGAGTGTCTCGTTACA TATCCATTTGAGTTTGCAAAGACAAGCATGCAACTGCAAAACACTCGTATCTCAAGCAGCCCTTTAGTTGTTCTAAGGCAATTGATTCGCACGCAAGGAGTCACTGCATTGTACACAGGATGCAGTTCACTGGTGTTGGGTACCATGTTGAAGTGTGGAGTGcgctttttcttcttcgagaACATAAAGCTACAGCTCACAAACGTGGTGCCCAGTGATTCGGTTCTCATGCATAACGTTTTGGCCGGCATGggagctggtgctgccgAGAGCTTGCTAGCCGTTACGCCGAGCGAGCGCATTAAGACAGTGTTGATTGACGATGCAAAAACGGGCAAGAAGCAATTGAGGGGCGGTCTACATGCGGTGCAAGTAATATTTCGTCTGCAAGGGATCAGAGGACTGTTTAATGGTCTGTTACCAACAACTCTAAAACAGTCGATGACCTCGGCTGCGCGAATGGGTAGCTACAGCACACTCAAGCACATAGGCCAAAAGTATGGCATGGAGAACAACTCGTTGACGGCTTTTGCCATGggtgcagctgctggtacGTTTACGGTTTATGCAACTCAACCATTTGACTCCATTAAGACGCGGTCACAAGCACTGAAAAGCTCGGGGACGATCGCCGCTGCTCGGAGTATCATCAGTGACTATGGATTCAGGGGACTGTGGCGCGGTAGTACAATGAGACTTGGACGCCTTCTTCTGAGCGGTGGAATAGTATTTACTGTATATGAAAATACTCGCGAAATGATAGAGGCTGTTCTACATGAACAGCGTAAGACTCTATAG
- a CDS encoding beta-lactamase domain-containing protein, whose protein sequence is MHFTCSIVIFLHAFWLTPIFADTLGPSYPMPIDLTSRHSLVAASFTNLTSTLDTYLKDGKWKTLPKPLSSITNLTFSLGLFSLHDPAATKLQYHYTAPEIASAPNGTHKVDANTIYRVASVTKVLTVLTGLLELNDSDWNRPLTEILSPLKEFSKKKNGDKDPVYTAEWDKVTPNALAAQIAGVPRDGFPDTNPVKLGLPPISRNNTFVYSPCLFSNASSCPPVPYIESSEARAPSFLPYTTPGYANNGFSLLGLAIENITGKSFEKMFDEDIFEPLDMASSSAVTPPKSEWHRSVIPGDISAVLSTINDMAKFGVGILNSTLLPSDQTRRWLKPFSHTADLRQSVGRPWEIHRYTHPSGVITDLYTKSGDSGDYSAYFVLLPDYDAGFTILSSSSQITRFLTLSALMDIIINSLIPSLAAQAAAEAEHRFAGFYYSEDCSLNSSLTLTVNQSTTAAPGLVISSWISNGTDVLESLTPTTGPGPWRLLPSISDSAHGKVAFRFVTDLDAPKISPATENKLFTDFPLADWVGVDSTAYGGIATTLFIFDVAKDGTVNAVSPSALRVKLTKERK, encoded by the exons ATGCATTTCACTTGCAGTATTGTCATCTTTCTTCACGCGTTTTGGCTAACGCCAATATTTGCGGACACCTTGGGACCAAGCTATCCAATGCCAATTGATCTTACTAGTCGTCATAGTCTCGTTGCCGCTAGCTTCACAAACCTCACCTCAACTCTGGACACGTACCTCAAGGATGGCAAATGGAAAACGCTTCCCAAGCCATTGTCAAGCATAACCAACCTTACCTTCTCACTCGGATTATTCTCGCTTCACGATCCTGCAGCCACGAAATTACAGTACCATTATACAGCTCCGGAAATTGCAAGCGCCCCCAATGGTACCCACAAAGTTGATGCGAATACCATCTACCGCGTTGCAAGCGTCACCAAGGTCCTCACAGTTCTTACAGGCTTACTTGAGCTGAATGATAGTGACTGGAATCGCCCTCTTACAGAGATTCTATCTCCTCTTAAGGAGTtttccaagaaaaagaatgggGATAAAGATCCTGTATACACTGCGGAATGGGATAAGGTCACTCCAAATGCTCTTGCAGCTCAGATTGCGGGCGTCCCGCGAGATGGATTCCCGGACACAA ATCCGGTGAAGTTGGGTCTCCCACCAATCAGTCGGAATAACACGTTTGTATATTCACCGTGTTTGTTCTCAAATGCATCAAGTTGTCCACCTGTTCCATACATAGAGAGCAGCGAGGCAAGAGCACCAAGCTTTTTACCCTACACAACGCCTGGATATGCCAATAATGGattctctcttctgggcCTCGCCATTGAGAATATTACTGGAAAGAGTTTTGAGAAAATGTTCGATGAAGACATTTTTGAGCCTCTCGATATGGCATCCTCCAGCGCCGTCACTCCTCCCAAGTCCGAGTGGCATCGATCTGTGATTCCCGGCGACATCA GTGCCGTTCTGTCAACTATCAATGATATGGCGAAATTCGGCGTTGGTATTCTAAATTCCACTCTATTACCATCTGACCAGACTCGTCGGTGGCTGAAACCCTTCTCACATACCGCCGATCTGAGGCAATCTGTTGGCCGCCCATGGGAAATTCACCGCTATACTCATCCATCAGGAGTTATCACAGACCTCTACACAAAATCCGGGGACTCTGGTGATTACAGTGCCTACTTCGTCCTCCTGCCAGACTATGATGCGGGCTTCACTATCCTTTCCTCTAGCTCACAAATCACGCGATTCTTAACCCTGTCTGCACTTATGgatattataattaactcGTTGATCCCATCTCTTGCAGCGCAGGcggccgccgaggccgagcaTCGATTTGCAGGTTTCTACTACTCTGAGGACTGCAGCTTGAACTCCTCCCTTACTCTGACTGTCAACCAAAGCACAACTGCAGCGCCTGGTCTTGTGATCTCATCTTGGATTAGTAATGGAACAGATGTTCTCGAATCACTTACTCCCACCACAGGTCCAGGTCCTTGGCGACTCCTACCTTCCATTTCAGACTCTGCACACGGAAAGGTGGCCTTCCGATTTGTTACCGATCTCGATGCGCCCAAGATCAGCCCAGCAACAGAGAACAAACTCTTCACAGATTTTCCTTTGGCAGATTGGGTGGGTGTTGATTCTACTGCATATGGCGGAATAGCAACGACTCTGTTTATTTTCGATGTGGCGAAAGATGGCACTGTGAATGCAGTGAGTCCGTCTGCCCTTCGAGTGAAATTGACGAAGGAGCGTAAGTAG
- a CDS encoding major facilitator superfamily domain-containing protein, with product MSDAKEQSHDQNAETEITDIEDGVNERALLRKLDWRLLPAVGVLYLLSFLDRSNVGNARIEGMVSDLHMTGNQYLTGLTVYFIGYVLFEIPCNVILKKTSPRLWLPTLTIAWGVTESGLFPGVVFYLSMCAASLAGAFGGILAYGIGKMAGVVWSNGWRWIFILEGIATVIVATIAYWFIENYPDTAKFLTKPEREFIQTRLAADCDAMIKEEFTWSAVLEAVRDPNCWLYSLGFHTMSLPLYTLSLFLPTIISNLGYTAAKAQLLTIPPYALAFVTTVVVAIASEKLGKRAVFLAGSSLTAAIGYIILLANTDPVARPGVSYLGTFFAAAGIYPSTALVLSWPAINVSGQTKRAIANAMQISIGNLGAVMGTQLYRSNDGPRFVVGHSMALAYLCANAIVATYIGWRLRAQNKAREEIAPEIQNVGEALDWQGDKDPRWRFSS from the exons ATGAGTGATGCGAAAGAACAATCGCATGATCAAAATGCAGAAACCGAAATTACAGATATAGAAGATGGGGTTAACGAAAGAGCCTTACTGCGCAAGCTGGATTGGAGGCTTCTACCAGCGGTTGGCGTCTTATATCTTCTCTCATTTTTGGATCGTAGCAACG TTGGAAACGCCCGTATAGAGGGCATGGTGAGCGACCTTCATATGA CGGGGAACCAGTATCTTACAGGATTAACGGTTTATTTCATTGGCTATGTTCTCTTTGAG ATTCCTTGCAATGTCATTCttaaaaaaacaagcccTCGGTTATGGCTCCCAACACTGACAATAGCGTGGG GTGTTACAGAAAGTGGACTTTTTCCGGGCGTTGTCTTCTATCTCTCAATGTG CGCAGCGTCACTTGCAGGAGCATTTGGTGGCATATTAGCATAT GGAATTGGGAAAATGGCAGGCGTTGTTTGGAGCaatggatggcgatggattTTTATTCTT GAAGGGATTGCCACCGTCATCGTGGCCACTATAGCGTACTGGTTTATCGAGAATTATCCGGATACTGCAAAGTTCCTTACAAAGCCTGAGAGAGAATTCATCCAGACTAGGCTGGCGGCGGACTGCGATGCAATGATCAAAGAAGAATTCACCTGGAGTGCTGTACTAGAAGCAGTGCGGGACCCAAACTGCTGGCTTTATAGCTTGGGCTTCCATACAATGAGCTTGCCACTTTATACGCTCTCTTTATTTCTG CCAACCATTATCAGCAACCTCGGATATACAGCAGCAAAGGCCCAGCTACTTACAATCCCCCCGTATGCACTGGCGTTTGTCACAACAGTAGTAGTCGCTATTGCATCTGAGAAATTGGGGAAAAGGGCCGTTTTCCTTGCTGGTTCCTCGCTTACAGCGGCGATTGGATATATCATTTTGCTTGCAAACACTGATCCTGTTGCACGGCCGGGGGTGTCATACTTGGGCACATTCTTCGCGGCGGCAGGAATCTATCCATCAACCGCACTTGTCCTTTCTTGGCCTGCAATTAATGTGTCAGGACAAACTAAAAGAGCAATTgcaaatgcaatgcaaattAGCATTGGGAATTTAGGAGCCGTAATGGGAACACAGCTTTATCGATCCAACGATGGACCGAGATTTGTTGTCGGCCATTCAATGGCCCTAGCATATCTATGCGCAAATGCCATTGTGGCTACCTACATAGGCTGGCGACTAAGGGCTCAAAACAAGGCGAGGGAAGAAATCGCGCCGGAGATTCAGAACGTGGGTGAGGCGTTGGACTGGCAAGGAGACAAAGACCCTCGATGGAGATTCTCCTCTTAG
- a CDS encoding major facilitator superfamily domain-containing protein, giving the protein MSTEDKISPIGAGVPDADNSRGVTRMEAVYRETKSNRKLFWLVGGSVLVCAWAYSLDSSTTSYYSVDASSYFKQHSSVLATLSIATSIISAVSKPFIAKISDITSRPYTYLLILGFYIIGYIIAATSKTISAYVVGEVFVAIGGSGIDLTNDIIVADLTPLEWRGFASSMLSTPFIINTWFSGKIVDALEKRNQWRWGYGMFAIIMPVALGPAVATLIWLDRMAKKNGVVNIASSNAARRTLDNTADQEGQQKTIDLTTAPVVDNKQQWTQSLKMNLEEIDAFGLVLLGFGWSLLLLPFSLKTYAEHGWRNESLIAMMIVGGLLLVAYIVFEMKFARVPSAPRRLVFNKTFVMAIVIDSFYMLAGNIRSLYWSSYVYVAKPWSYQDWVYYGNTLTLALCITGPFVGLAQRWTHRYKFIQIVGLCIKIIGIGIMLDGRLAAISTGALVMSSILVGIGGSMSVVGSRVASQASVPHQDVALAVSLLSLWSKIGSAIGSAIVAVIWSNQMPKQLRKYLPAGTPEATVKKLFGDMRSLRTAYDFDDPIRQGAITAYRHALYYCITVALALAFVPLVAAFFQTNYFLGKQQNAVTDVGNDGLPLSEKDRNPDPLPPPKNKKEAFLRFWAGSS; this is encoded by the exons ATGTCTACAGAGGATAAGATTTCTCCAATTGGGGCGGGTGTCCCTGACGCGGACAAT TCTAGGGGTGTCACTCGCATGGAAGCCGTGTATCGAGAGACGAAATCAAATCGAAAACTATTCTGGCTCGTGGGTGGTTCAGTTCTCGTCTGTGCCTGGGCTTATTCACTCGACTCCTCTACGACATCCTATTACAGCGTTGATGCTTCATCTTATTTTAAACAACACAGCTCTGTATTGGCAACCCTGTCGATTGCAACCAGCATCATAAGTGCCGTCTCGAAGCCTTTTATTGCAAAAATTTCCGATATTACGTCCCGCCCATACACATATCTTCTTATACTGGGGTTTTATATCATTGGCTACATAATTGCCGCCACATCGAAGACAATTTCCGCTTATGTTGTTGGAGAAGTGTTTGTTGCAATTGGTGGTTCTGGTATCGACCTTACAAATGATATCATCGTTGCTGATCTCACGCCGCTGGAGTGGCGTGGCTTTGCCAGCTCTATGCTCTCCACGCCCTTTATCATCAATACCTGGTTTTCAGGCAAGATAGTCGATGCGTTAGAGAAGCGCAATCAATGGCGCTGGGGATACGGCATGTTCGCCATAATCATGCCAGTTGCCCTAGGTCCTGCCGTTGCAACACTGATTTGGCTGGATAGAATGGCTAAGAAGAACGGCGTGGTCAATATCGCGTCAAGTAACGCCGCACGGCGTACTCTTGATAACACGGCGGATCAAGAGGGTCAGCAGAAGACTATTGACCTCACTACCGCGCCTGTGGTCGACAATAAGCAACAGTGGACTCAGTCATTGAAAATGAATCTGGAAGAGATTGATGCATTTGGTCTAGTTTTGCTTGGATTTGGGTGGTCACTACTCCTGCTgcccttttctctcaaaACCTATGCTGAACATGGGTGGCGCAATGAATCTCTTATCGCCATGATGATTGTAGGTGGCCTTTTATTGGTTGCCTATATTGTTTTTGAGATGAAGTTCGCTCGTGTCCCCAGTGCTCCCCGACGACTTGTTTTCAACAAAACGTTTGTGATGGCGATCGTTATCGACTCTTTCTACATGT TGGCCGGAAACATTCGTAGTCTCTACTGGAGCTCATACGTCTATGTCGCAAAGCCTTGGAGCTATCAAGATTGGGTCTACTACGGCAATACTCTGACATTGGCATTATGTATCACCGGTCCCTTCGTTGGCCTAGCTCAGCGCTGGACTCATCGATATAAATTCATTCAGATTGTGGGCCTTTGCATCAAAATCATCGGCATCGGTATCATGCTGGATGGGCGTCTCGCGGCTATAAGTACCGGCGCACTTGTCATGTCGAGCATTCTTGTTGGTATCGGTGGCTCGATGTCTGTTGTTGGATCCCGAGTTGCCTCGCAAGCTTCCGTACCTCACCAAGATGTTGCCCTCGCAGTATCATTACTTTCTTTATGGTCAAAGATTGGCAGTGCCATTGGCTCTGCCATTGTCGCCGTCATTTGGTCCAACCAGATGCCAAAGCAGCTGCGAAAATATTTACCGGCCGGCACCCCAGAAGCAACTGTGAAAAAGCTATTCGGCGATATGCGTTCTCTGCGCACTGCTTATGATTTTGACGATCCCATCCGCCAAGGCGCTATTACAGCTTATCGCCATGCCCTGTACTACTGCATTACCGTGGCACTAGCCCTGGCGTTCGTCCCTCTTGTGGCAGCTTTCTTTCAGACCAACTACTTTCTTGGAAAACAACAAAATGCTGTCACTGATGTGGGGAATGATGGTCTGCCATTAAGTGAGAAAGATCGTAACCCAGATCCCTTACCACCGCCCAAGAATAAGAAGGAAGCGTTTCTCCGTTTTTGGGCGGGCAGCAGTTGA
- a CDS encoding aldehyde dehydrogenase family domain-containing protein: MELGGNAPFIVFEDADIQKAVDGLISSKFRSSGQTCVCVNRVFVHRSIMSEFAEKLNATQQKTFVYGSVWDPKVNFGPLYSSRGLEKVQKHLEDALANGATVFDKTSNTENQGPNFFPPTILLDCNAETMRFGSEETFGPLAPLVPFDSEEEVLRLANTYESGLASYFYTENISRLWRVAEALDTGMVGVRVGLVSACEQPFGGVKESGIGREGSKFGVEDYTNVKSITVGI, from the exons ATGGAGCTTGGAGGCAACGCACCATTCATCGTGTTTGAAGACGCCGACATCCAGAAAGCGGTTGACG GTCTGATTTCATCCAAGTTCAGATCTTCGGGACAGACGTGCGTATGCGTGAACCGCGTCTTTGTGCACCGCTCCATCATGAGCGAATTCGCAGAAAAGCTAAACGCGACGCAGCAGAAGACCTTTGTTTATGGTTCGGTCTGGGATCCGAAGGTGAATTTTGGGCCACTGTATTCGTCCAGAGGACTTGAAAAGGTCCAGAAGCATTTGGAAGATGCGCTCGCAAATGGAGCGACGGTCTTTGACAAAACTTCCAATACGGAAAACCAAGGGCCAAATTTTTTCCCTCCAACAATTCTACTAGACTGTAACGCAGAGACGATGCGATTCGGTAGCGAGGAGACATTTGGCCCATTGGCTCCATTGGTTCCGTTtgacagcgaagaagaagtcttGAGACTGGCAAACACGTACGAAAGCGGGCTGGCCTCATACTTTTACACTGAGAATATATCGAGACTTTGGCGTGTAGCTGAGGCTCTGGACACAGGCATGGTCGGAGTACGCGTGGGGCTTGTCAGTGCCTGCGAACAACCATTTGGAGGCGTCAAGGAGAGCGGCATTGGCCGAGAAGGATCCAAatttggcgttgaagatTACACTAACGTGAAGAGCATCACAGTAGGAATATGA